From Nitrososphaerales archaeon, one genomic window encodes:
- a CDS encoding xanthine dehydrogenase family protein molybdopterin-binding subunit: MASVQTSVRKEAAVLGQPLKRVEDMKFITGTGSFTDDVVLPHMLHGWFVRSLHAHARIKEVDVSEAVSLPGVRLVLAGRDLVKKINSMPTLEGWGETKATDRPVLAVQEANFAGEPIALVVAEDPYTAEDAAELVKITYDPLPAVVDPVKAAQPGSPKVHDYLKDNIGYRSTKSFGSISKAFKAADHVVKFEQEFPRLSAVPMEPRAEIASYDEASQVLTVWLSSQDPYGAKEDFASTLKLPENRVRVISPDTGGGFGQKGSIGPENVAVCYASMVLGKPVKWIDGRRDNLMASTHGRGQKHFIEAAVRKDGKILGLKVKVVCDGGAYSDWAFTMPETTVGMGPGVYDIGAYEAEAITTFTNKPPIGAYRGAGRPEATYLIERTVDVLARRLKLDPVKVRQKNYVPKRKFPYSSAGGHTYDSGNYEMNLQKALEYSDYDRLKAFQREARAKGRLVGLGVITYVEVCGFGPGFPQTASVAVSKQGSVTVTVGTNPQGQGHATAFAQIVAEELGLDVNDVVVQYGDTSALPWGTITAGSRSAVVGGSAVLLATRKVKEKMSKIAAKMLGLKSDRMNFKNGKITPASSSSKSLAFKDVADKAYSLRSLPPGMEATLFEYCAFAPPGNAFPFGTHVAMVEVDRETGMLKILKYVAVDDVGKVINPLIVEGQVHGGVLQGIAQALLEQVVFDENGQNLTSTLSDYLIPSIDSAPMIESYRTETPSPLNPLGVKGVGEAGTIGATPVIVNAVEDALSPFGVEIQKLPLTPEYVHSLTKGKLAPKRLKIPAD, translated from the coding sequence TTGGCATCTGTCCAGACATCGGTCAGGAAGGAGGCGGCAGTCCTCGGACAGCCCCTGAAGAGGGTCGAGGACATGAAGTTCATCACTGGAACAGGCAGCTTCACAGACGACGTGGTCCTCCCGCACATGCTTCACGGCTGGTTCGTCAGGAGCCTCCATGCCCACGCACGAATCAAGGAGGTTGACGTCTCGGAGGCCGTCTCCCTTCCAGGCGTTAGGCTCGTCCTCGCAGGCAGAGACCTGGTCAAGAAGATCAACAGCATGCCCACCCTCGAAGGTTGGGGCGAGACGAAAGCCACCGACCGTCCCGTCCTTGCCGTCCAGGAGGCAAACTTCGCCGGTGAGCCAATCGCGCTCGTCGTCGCAGAGGACCCGTACACCGCCGAGGACGCAGCCGAGCTTGTCAAAATCACCTATGACCCGCTCCCAGCTGTCGTTGATCCGGTCAAGGCCGCACAGCCTGGTTCGCCCAAGGTCCACGACTACCTGAAGGACAACATCGGCTACAGGTCGACGAAGTCCTTCGGCAGCATTTCGAAGGCATTCAAGGCGGCCGACCACGTTGTGAAGTTCGAGCAGGAGTTCCCCAGACTCTCTGCAGTACCCATGGAGCCGAGGGCGGAGATTGCGTCGTACGACGAAGCCTCCCAGGTTCTCACTGTCTGGCTCTCGAGCCAAGACCCCTACGGTGCAAAGGAGGATTTCGCGAGCACTCTGAAACTGCCTGAGAACAGGGTGAGGGTGATTTCGCCGGATACTGGCGGAGGGTTCGGTCAGAAGGGGTCGATTGGCCCGGAGAACGTCGCGGTCTGCTACGCCTCGATGGTTCTGGGAAAGCCAGTGAAATGGATTGATGGGCGGAGGGACAACCTGATGGCCTCCACCCACGGCAGGGGGCAGAAGCACTTCATCGAGGCAGCCGTCAGGAAGGACGGGAAGATCCTGGGCCTCAAGGTAAAGGTGGTCTGCGACGGAGGTGCGTACAGCGACTGGGCGTTCACGATGCCAGAGACTACAGTTGGCATGGGTCCAGGCGTTTACGACATCGGAGCGTACGAGGCCGAAGCGATAACAACGTTCACCAACAAACCACCCATCGGCGCGTACAGGGGCGCGGGGCGCCCCGAGGCCACGTACCTGATCGAGAGGACGGTTGACGTGCTAGCCCGGAGGCTCAAGCTCGACCCGGTGAAGGTCAGACAGAAGAACTACGTTCCGAAGAGAAAGTTCCCCTACAGCTCTGCCGGGGGTCATACTTACGACAGCGGGAACTACGAGATGAACCTGCAGAAGGCTCTGGAGTATTCTGACTACGACCGCCTCAAGGCCTTCCAGAGAGAGGCAAGGGCGAAGGGGAGGCTGGTCGGTCTGGGGGTGATAACCTACGTGGAGGTCTGCGGGTTCGGCCCGGGCTTTCCGCAGACGGCGTCAGTCGCTGTGAGCAAGCAAGGAAGCGTCACTGTCACTGTTGGCACCAACCCCCAAGGCCAGGGCCACGCGACGGCCTTCGCCCAAATCGTGGCCGAGGAGTTGGGCCTGGACGTGAACGACGTTGTGGTGCAGTACGGCGACACGTCCGCCCTCCCGTGGGGCACGATAACCGCGGGCAGCCGCTCGGCAGTCGTTGGCGGGAGCGCTGTCCTGCTTGCAACAAGGAAGGTGAAAGAGAAGATGAGCAAGATAGCAGCGAAGATGCTCGGTCTCAAGAGCGACAGAATGAACTTCAAGAACGGCAAGATAACTCCAGCCTCCTCTTCATCGAAGAGCCTTGCGTTCAAGGATGTCGCAGACAAGGCATACTCTTTACGTTCGCTCCCACCGGGGATGGAGGCGACGCTCTTCGAGTACTGCGCCTTCGCCCCGCCAGGCAACGCTTTCCCCTTCGGCACCCACGTTGCGATGGTCGAGGTTGACAGGGAGACCGGGATGTTGAAGATTCTGAAGTACGTGGCCGTGGACGACGTGGGGAAGGTGATCAACCCGCTCATAGTGGAAGGGCAGGTTCACGGAGGTGTGCTCCAGGGAATCGCGCAAGCCCTGCTGGAGCAGGTGGTCTTCGACGAGAACGGGCAGAACCTCACCTCGACGCTCTCCGACTACCTGATTCCTTCGATAGACTCCGCGCCTATGATAGAGAGCTACCGCACCGAGACTCCTTCGCCCCTCAACCCTCTCGGCGTCAAAGGAGTGGGCGAGGCTGGGACCATCGGGGCGACGCCAGTGATAGTCAACGCAGTCGAGGATGCTCTCTCACCGTTCGGAGTGGAGATTCAGAAGCTTCCCCTGACTCCCGAGTACGTGCATTCATTGACCAAGGGCAAGCTGGCGCCGAAGAGACTCAAGATACCGGCGGATTGA
- a CDS encoding xanthine dehydrogenase family protein subunit M: MYPKPFEYHSPKTVEEAAALVERYGQEAKVLAGGQSLIPLMKLRLLSPAHVIDLGKVEGLSYIRKEGGELAIGAMTTMVTIVDAEVVRNECPILRDCALVVADAEVRNMGTIGGNVSHADPTNDMPGVMVATGASFVVASTRGRRTIPASEFFVDTFTTAIQEGEILVEARVPLGQRRFGAYLKLERQAGDFGIAGVAAVLDMSPDGTCASCGIGLTAVGPTAIKATKAEKILRGTRLEKERVEEAAKAAAQEAQPVSDLRGSAEYKREMVRVLTVRAVRAAARRRAND; encoded by the coding sequence TTGTACCCCAAACCCTTCGAGTACCACTCCCCCAAGACCGTCGAGGAGGCGGCCGCCCTCGTTGAGAGATACGGACAGGAGGCCAAGGTCCTAGCCGGGGGGCAGAGCCTGATTCCTCTCATGAAGCTCAGGCTCCTCTCTCCAGCACACGTCATCGACCTCGGCAAGGTGGAAGGGCTCTCGTACATCAGGAAGGAGGGGGGAGAGCTGGCCATCGGGGCAATGACAACGATGGTCACAATCGTAGACGCAGAGGTCGTCAGGAACGAATGCCCGATACTCCGTGACTGCGCACTCGTGGTGGCGGACGCAGAGGTAAGGAACATGGGGACAATCGGCGGGAACGTCTCCCACGCAGACCCGACCAACGACATGCCGGGGGTAATGGTCGCGACTGGAGCCAGCTTCGTCGTCGCTTCGACTAGGGGCAGGAGGACGATACCAGCCTCAGAGTTCTTTGTTGACACATTCACGACCGCGATTCAGGAGGGCGAGATACTCGTCGAAGCCAGGGTACCGCTCGGCCAGAGGAGGTTCGGGGCCTACCTCAAGCTGGAAAGGCAGGCGGGCGACTTCGGCATAGCGGGAGTCGCGGCCGTCCTCGACATGTCGCCTGACGGGACGTGTGCCTCCTGCGGGATTGGATTGACAGCTGTCGGGCCCACAGCGATCAAGGCGACAAAGGCAGAGAAGATACTGCGGGGAACGAGGCTTGAGAAAGAGAGGGTGGAAGAAGCAGCGAAGGCTGCGGCTCAGGAAGCCCAGCCTGTCAGCGACCTACGCGGGTCGGCCGAGTACAAGCGCGAGATGGTGAGGGTTCTGACAGTCAGGGCCGTAAGGGCTGCAGCGAGGCGGAGGGCGAACGATTGA
- a CDS encoding (2Fe-2S)-binding protein, which translates to MIKTNVSIEVNGKKGQAEVEPRTLLVKFLREDLGLTGTHVGCETTNCGVCTVLLDGKAVKSCTVFAVQADGKKVTTIEGIGGVDDLDPIQLAFWEKHGVQCGFCTPGMIMASYQLLSEIPDPDEEEIRRALSGNLCRCTGYVKIIESVQYAAKLRKKGTRTVKREEKREKPEEPRKPREIEGM; encoded by the coding sequence TTGATCAAGACTAACGTCAGCATCGAGGTGAACGGGAAGAAGGGGCAGGCAGAAGTGGAGCCGCGCACCCTCCTTGTGAAGTTCCTGAGGGAGGACCTCGGACTGACCGGGACGCACGTCGGCTGCGAAACGACGAACTGCGGGGTCTGCACAGTCCTTCTCGACGGCAAGGCGGTGAAGTCGTGCACGGTCTTCGCCGTCCAGGCCGACGGGAAGAAGGTCACCACGATTGAAGGAATCGGGGGAGTGGACGACCTCGACCCAATCCAGCTCGCGTTCTGGGAGAAGCATGGAGTACAGTGCGGCTTCTGCACACCTGGGATGATAATGGCCTCGTACCAGCTCCTCTCCGAGATTCCGGACCCTGACGAGGAGGAAATCAGGAGGGCGCTCTCGGGCAACCTCTGCAGGTGCACGGGCTACGTCAAGATCATAGAGTCAGTCCAGTACGCGGCAAAGCTCAGGAAGAAGGGAACACGCACAGTCAAGCGAGAAGAGAAGAGAGAGAAGCCGGAAGAGCCTAGGAAGCCCAGAGAAATCGAGGGCATGTAA
- a CDS encoding DoxX family protein, with protein sequence MAIALVGVINTDIFAAFLRVFVGTALVMHGLPKVKGAWKQSGQWIQSMGVPAAAAVPVAILEFFGGIFLIIGLIVPIVAGFFAIQFLAIIVMKKSKMKAALIGSQQKPSYEIDFTYLLLALVLVVVGAGVLSVDSVIGF encoded by the coding sequence TTGGCCATTGCACTCGTCGGCGTAATCAACACTGACATCTTTGCGGCGTTCCTCAGGGTGTTCGTCGGGACAGCGCTCGTCATGCATGGCCTTCCCAAAGTCAAGGGTGCCTGGAAGCAGAGCGGCCAATGGATTCAGAGTATGGGCGTTCCTGCGGCCGCCGCCGTACCCGTAGCGATCCTGGAGTTCTTCGGCGGCATCTTCCTGATCATTGGCCTGATTGTCCCAATCGTGGCTGGATTCTTCGCCATTCAGTTTCTCGCTATCATCGTCATGAAGAAGTCGAAGATGAAGGCAGCCCTCATAGGAAGTCAACAGAAACCCTCGTACGAGATCGACTTCACCTACTTGCTGCTCGCACTGGTCCTGGTTGTCGTCGGCGCTGGCGTGCTGTCTGTCGACTCAGTAATCGGGTTCTAG